The segment TTCTTTCTTTCTTTCTTTCTTTCTTTCTTTCTTTCTTTCTTTCTTTCTTTCTTTCTTTCTTTCTTTCTTTCTTTCTTTCTTTCTTTCTTTCTTTCCCAACTCCCCCAGTTCGGATGTGAATAAAAAAAACCAGGAAGTAAGTTTTCTGACATTGTTCATTCTTCATGAACGTCAGAAGAAAACTACTTCCTGGTTTTTTTTATACTCAGAGGATACCCCCCTTCCTCTTACTCTGCCATATTGTTATAAACAGCCTGTACATCGTCATCATCTTCCAACTTATCAATAAGTTTGAAAACATCAAGCGCCTGTTCTTCAGAAATAGGCGTTGTGGACATAGCAATCCTCTCCAATTTCGCGCTTTTCATTTCAAAGCCTAAATCTTCCAGCGCCTTCTGCATCTTACCAAAATCTTCAAACGCAGTTTGAACAACAGCGATATCATTGCCCTCTTCATCAGACTCCAGATATAGCTCTTCCAAACCAGCATCGATCAACTCGAATTCCAGCTCTTCCAGATCCTTCTCCCCCGGTACAAATCTAAAAATAGACTTACGGTTAAAAATAAAATCCAGAGAACCGGTTTTTCCTAAAGAACCACCAGTTTTACTAAAGTAACTACGTACGTTAGCTACAGTTCTGTTCGTATTATCAGTAGCAGTTTCGATTAATATAGCTACACCATGAAGTGCATATCCTTCGTAAACATGCTCCTCGTAACCATTCTCATCCTTATTAGAAGCCCTTTTAATTGCAGCATCCACTCTGTCTTTCGGCATATTTACCGCTTTAGAGTTTTGGATTGCTGTACGTAAACGTGAATTCGTATCAGGATTCGGACCACCGTCCTTTACTGCCATTACAATCTCTTTCCCTATACGGGTGAACTGCACGGCCATTTTAGCCCAACGCTTAAATTTTCTTTCTTTTCTAAACTCAAATGCTCTTCCCATGGTATAAATTATATAGGTTTACCCTATCTTTTTTAAATTGTTTAACATATCAATCGTCATTTTTGACAGATCAAATTCAGGCTTCCAACCCCAGTCACGTCTTGCAATCTGATCATCCATTGAACGGGGCCAGCTTGAAGCGATCTGTTGACGGGGATCGTTAGCAGTATAAGTTAATGTAAATTCCGGAATATGTTTCCTTATTTCCGCTGCCAAAGTTTCAGGCGTAAAACTTACACCGGCAAAGTTGTAGCTCGAACGAATAGAAATACGGTCTGCCGGAGCATCCATCAATTCTATTGTTCCACGGATCGCATCATCCATATACATCATTGGTAATTCCGTTTCAGCAGAAAGGAAAGAAGCATAACTCGCTTTCTTTAATGCATCATGAAAAATATGTATTGCATAATCCGTTGTACCACCACCCGGAGCAGCTTTCCAGCTAATTAAACCTGGGTAACGGATACTGCGTACATCAAGACCAAATTTCTGATGGTAATACTCACACCATCTTTCACCTGCTAATTTACTGATTCCATAAACAGTATTTGGATCCATCACACAGTATTGTTCAGTTTGATCCTTCGGAGAGTTAGGCCCGAATACCGCAATCGAGCTTGGCCAGTAAACTTTAGCAGTTTTATACACTATCGCCAGGTCAAGAATATTCAGCAGACCATTCATGTTCAGGTCCCAGGCAAGTTTTGGATTCTGCTCACCGGTAGCCGATAGTAAGGCAGCCAGCAAATAAACCTGACTAGGTTTATATTTATTAAAAATGGTATTTAAAGTATCCTTCTCTAAAACATTAACGAACTCAAAAGGTCCTGAATTCTTAATGTCATAATCAGGACGTCGGATATCACAGGCCACTACATTGTCTTCACCATAAGTTTTGCGCAGTGCAGTCACCAGTTCAGTTCCTATCTGCCCATTAGAGCCTAATACTAGTATTTTTTCGGTCATTGGTCTTTTGATTTTGGCAAAGGTAAAAAATTGCACGAAACCTGTTGAAAAATGTTTTTACACAGGGATTGTTTATATTTAATAAGCGGTGTGAAAACAGCCCTTAAAACGGTGTTTGGACACCCTTTTGCTAAATCCTTATTTAGAATGAATATAGGGTGTAACAAAAGCAAGAATATTGAGAATTAAATACCAATATTTTGTTCGTTACGTCTATTTTTTTTCTATTTTTAGTAGTTGATAGTGTATAAACAACACCTTAAATAACCAAATATCAAAGTATGGAAAGAAGAGACGCAGTCAGAAACATTGCCTTTTTAATGGGAGGCGCATTATCTGCTACTACAATCGGAGTATTTCTTGACAGCTGTAACACCCCTTCTACTAAAAAAGGATCGGGACTATTTTCAGCAGATCAGGACCAGTTGATCACTGAAGTAGCAGACATTATTATCCCATCTACAAAAACACCAGGTGCAAAAGCAGCAGGCGTTGGACCATGGATTTCAATGATGGTTAGGGATTGTTATCCTAAAGAGGCACAGGACGTTTTTGTCAAAGGCCTTGAAGATCTGGAAGCCCGTTCTAAAAAACAATACAATAATTCGTTCCTTAAAATTTCGGTAAAAGAACGCGGAGAGTTACTTGGAAAAGTAAGAGATGAGACGGTTGCTGCTCAGAAAGCTGATGGCGAAAAAGCCGCAGCCGCAGAAAAAGCGAAAGGAACTGGAAAAGCATTAACAAATACTGTTAAAGCTGCTAAATATGGACCACAAGGCCCATCTTACTTTTTTGCCATCGCGAGAGATTTAACCCTGCTAGGTTATTTCACCTCAGAAATCGGCGCTACACAGGCGTTAGAAT is part of the Pedobacter cryoconitis genome and harbors:
- a CDS encoding NAD-dependent epimerase/dehydratase family protein, with translation MTEKILVLGSNGQIGTELVTALRKTYGEDNVVACDIRRPDYDIKNSGPFEFVNVLEKDTLNTIFNKYKPSQVYLLAALLSATGEQNPKLAWDLNMNGLLNILDLAIVYKTAKVYWPSSIAVFGPNSPKDQTEQYCVMDPNTVYGISKLAGERWCEYYHQKFGLDVRSIRYPGLISWKAAPGGGTTDYAIHIFHDALKKASYASFLSAETELPMMYMDDAIRGTIELMDAPADRISIRSSYNFAGVSFTPETLAAEIRKHIPEFTLTYTANDPRQQIASSWPRSMDDQIARRDWGWKPEFDLSKMTIDMLNNLKKIG
- a CDS encoding gluconate 2-dehydrogenase subunit 3 family protein — protein: MERRDAVRNIAFLMGGALSATTIGVFLDSCNTPSTKKGSGLFSADQDQLITEVADIIIPSTKTPGAKAAGVGPWISMMVRDCYPKEAQDVFVKGLEDLEARSKKQYNNSFLKISVKERGELLGKVRDETVAAQKADGEKAAAAEKAKGTGKALTNTVKAAKYGPQGPSYFFAIARDLTLLGYFTSEIGATQALEYIDVPGRYNGCVDLKPGQKVYSS
- a CDS encoding YebC/PmpR family DNA-binding transcriptional regulator, with the translated sequence MGRAFEFRKERKFKRWAKMAVQFTRIGKEIVMAVKDGGPNPDTNSRLRTAIQNSKAVNMPKDRVDAAIKRASNKDENGYEEHVYEGYALHGVAILIETATDNTNRTVANVRSYFSKTGGSLGKTGSLDFIFNRKSIFRFVPGEKDLEELEFELIDAGLEELYLESDEEGNDIAVVQTAFEDFGKMQKALEDLGFEMKSAKLERIAMSTTPISEEQALDVFKLIDKLEDDDDVQAVYNNMAE